The DNA segment CTGCAGTTCACAATCTAAATCGAGATTTAGTAGCTCTCAGTTTTAGAATCGTCTACTAAACTGCAAATGTCAGCAAGAATTCAAATTTATCTAGATATCTAGTGTACGATTTTTCAGGCACTATTGAAGAATTACAAGTCAGGACTACAGCTTTGATTGAACTCCTCCATAGTAGATGGCGTTAAGCTAGCAGAACCTATATTTAACAACTTCGTCCTACTTAATAAAAGAAGTTGGCTCTTGTTAACGATTCTCAAATGCCACTTTACATTAACTTACCTTGGCAACACGCTTATGGATCTCAAGTCCCTAATTCGTGATATTCCCGATTTTCCTAAACCTGGAATTTTATTTCGAGATATTACAACTCTTTTGCGCGATGCAGATGGATTGCGTTACACAATTGACTCCCTAACTGACAAGTTTCTAGCAGCAGAGCTGAAAGCAAATTATGTTGTAGGTATGGAGTCGCGTGGCTTTATTATTGGCGCGCCTTTAGCTTATAAATTAGGTGCTGGCTTTATTCCAGTGCGTAAACCTGGTAAATTGCCTTCTTCGGTTCATGCTGTAGAGTATCAACTAGAGTACGGGATGGATCGGCTTGAGGTGCATCAAGATGCTTTACAGCCAGGTAGCCCAGTTTTAATCGTTGATGATTTACTGGCTACTGGAGGAACTGCAAGTGCAACCGCAAAATTAGTACAACAAATCGGCTGCCAATTGATTGGCTTTGGGTTTATTATCGAGCTACGAGATTTACAAGGGCGGAAACAGTTGCCTGATAGTGTACCAGTCTTTTCACTCGTTGAATATTGATAGCACGAACGATATTGTTTTAAATTCACTCAGGCTAACTAACTGCGGATTGCGATATGACTTTGAGTAGGGGTTCTTCGATTACAGGCTGGGGCTGGCTGAATAGGTTAGTTGATAGTGAAACGGTTGTTTATGTTATTAAGCGTCTATTACAGGCACTACTAACGCTATTACTGGCATCAGCGCTGTCTTTTTTTATTATTCAACTTGCTCCTGGTGATTATCTCGATACACTGCGGCAAAATCCTCAAATCTCACCAGAACGGATTGAAGAACTACGCCAGCAATTTGGCTT comes from the Gloeocapsopsis sp. IPPAS B-1203 genome and includes:
- a CDS encoding adenine phosphoribosyltransferase, encoding MDLKSLIRDIPDFPKPGILFRDITTLLRDADGLRYTIDSLTDKFLAAELKANYVVGMESRGFIIGAPLAYKLGAGFIPVRKPGKLPSSVHAVEYQLEYGMDRLEVHQDALQPGSPVLIVDDLLATGGTASATAKLVQQIGCQLIGFGFIIELRDLQGRKQLPDSVPVFSLVEY